In Lemur catta isolate mLemCat1 chromosome 5, mLemCat1.pri, whole genome shotgun sequence, the genomic stretch tcaccgcctgagctccgcctccccctgAGCCCCCggggtccatggaaaaattgtcttccatgaaacctgtccctggtgccaaaaaggggACTGCTGAGATAGATTAAATATGCCTGGTTTGGATCCTGCGCTAGTTCCTCTGTTGTATAGCTGACTCCTTGCGCTTCTTATTAAGGCAATGTGTGCTCAgggaatgaaatattaatttggcAGAATAATGAGTTAAATCAGTTGTGGAAACTGTAATCATATAATTCACTcaaagccaaaataaataaagattccTTCTGGTTTGACTTATCTGCACATCTAATAATCTGTGTCTCTCCTTTTTTACCCACACCCTGTTCTTTGGAAGTGAATTAAGCATGGACATTAAGGGTTCATTACCTGTCAGGAGCCCTGGGAATTCAGTTGATGATGCAATTTCTCATCCGTTTTGTTTCCAGGGCCCTCTTTGGGACAGACGCAGAAGCCCCCATCAAGCAGTGCCCAGTTTGCCGGGTTTACATAGAGCGCAATGAAGGCTGTGCCCAGATGATGTGCAAGAACTGCAAGCACACGTTTTGCTGGTACTGTCTGCAGAACCTGGACGTAAGTTCCACCTGGGAGAGTTTTGTTGTCTGGTCTTTCTTATTCCGTATCTGAACCTCAGCCAGTATCGCACAgggtttccttttaaaatatggagGCTATTTTTGTCCTGCAGaaggaatttatatttcttaatgaGACTTGCTAAGCCTGCTACTTTAGTGATCTATAAAACCTCTTTTGATTACCTTAGGTACATCACCTTAGCTTTAAAGGCAAGCTTTTGTTTTAGGGGCATTTCCTGTTTTGGGGGTATTGTCTTACACTATTATGTAAATGATTATTCGTGTCTTAGTTTTATATTGCTGTTGTACCAAATTGCCACAAGCCTAATGTCTTAAAACAATGCAAACTTATTATCTTATGGTTCTACACATTAGAAGTCTGACATAGGTCTTGctgggttaaaatcaaggtgtgggcagtgctacattcctttctggaggctttaGAGGAGATTCGGTTTTCTTGCCTTGTCTACCTTTTAGAGGCTGCctgctttccttggcttgtgattccctttctccatcttcaaagccggCAACATCACATCTCTCAGGCCCTCTTCTATGGTCATTGCTCCCTCTGACCACAGCTAGGAAAGGTTCTCAGCCTCTAAGGGCCCATGTGATTAGATTGAGCCTATCTGGACAATATAATCTTCCCCATCTCAAagtctttaatttaatcacatttgcaaagtcctttttgtCACCTAAGGGTAACATATTCACATGTTCTGGGGATTAGGCtgtggatatctttggggggAAATTATTCTGCCTACTACCACTAGTGtaggttgttttcttctttttgagtttaaggaaaaaaactattCAAATCAATGGTGTCTCTTAACtaactctctctttctcattcattGCAATGACAGTGGTATTGCTTCTGTTTTGTCAATGCTCCCTTTCTAGGTCAAGAAGCCTGGCCTAGTTATTATTTTCCCCCACCATTCATGAAGCAAGTCTTTTCAAATTTAGGTGCAGTTTCATTCCGCCCTGTACCCAGGACAGTGGTAACCTCAGAGTTAAAATGTGGTGTGAAGGATTGCTGAGGTCATACTCCAATTCTGGTCTTTTAAAGTTTGGCGTAGCATAAGTTGTTTATAGATATTCCTTATTTTGGCAGTTTGGACCTATAAAATCTGTCCATATCAGTGTAATCCCTCAGTCATGGTTGAGTTGCCCTTCTTTTCTCAGCTCTTCATTTTTGTTGCTTGGTTTGCTTTAATTTGATTTGTGTAGTGCTTTAGTATCAAACACACTGAATGAGTGAGTATGACGTTAACATATGATGTTTTCTGGCCACCACATGCCTGATTTTGAGCTAGAAATTAGATAAGTTATTTAAGATGACATGTATGAATAGGAATCTTAATCGGCTTGATCTCAGTAGTTTAAGAAGTATAAAttggagagaagaaaatggatattttagACTCTAGATATTCAGCAGTGCAGGTTGAaagaaatggttttcatttttttaaaaaattgatttgttATAGCCCATTCAATTAGTTATGATTGATATGTAAGACCTATCATAATTCGATACGAGTGGTATTCTGGAAGAGGATTTAACTGTACACAACACATGCATTACACATGAAAAcgaaataatttttgttttccttcatgtTTAACCAGAATATTTAATTGGGTTCATATccatgaggaggctgaggccatgAGGTTCTCTTTAGGAGACCAGAGTATAAAGGAGTAAATATGTGCACCAGATCTCCATCCTTTGGCTGAAACAAGTTTGGGGCATGGTGTTGCAAAGCACACACTGTTCTGTCACTTGTACTGTTCTGGTGCTTGAGATGAAATGGTACAGATGTTAAATGGCTGGATACACAGACTTCAAATGTTGAAACATCTTTTTCTGGTCACTGATTTTTGAGATCCCATTTTCTCTGTGTTAGCCAGGGGGCATTGGCTGTTGGTAATGATGTTTTTCTCTAGGCAAGTGGTATTCTACGTCAGATGGTGCTGTTGATCTCTGTTTATAGGAAAGTTTGAGAGCATGGGGCCGGCAGTGGGGTGATTGTCTAAAATCCAAGCCTGAGACAGACACCAAATAGAGAGATTTTTGAGTGTTGTTGGGATGTTGAATTTGTTTCTGCCTCGATCATCCCTGCAGTTTCAGAGGACGAGGTATTCTTAATCGTCTGTCTTGGAATCCTGTTCCTATCTCTAGCCTCAGAGACTTGTTCCTTTCACTCTTCTCTCTCCAGTGACTTCAACTTCCACTGTCAACACATTTATGCATTCAACTGTGtcccatttaaaaatgagtaaacttTTTTTCAAGCCTACATCTTTTCCTTACTACCCCtctgtttctctccttcctttagAAGCCAAGCTTCAGAAAAGCCTAATCACCTCTTGCTGTTGATATTTTCTATCTCTCAATAACTGCAATGTGCTCAGATTACCACATAGTCAAACCCTGACCGAATTCCTCCCCAGGTTTAGAGTGATTTCTTATCGGTAAAATCCAGTGGATACTTCCACCCGTATCTTACTTAGATTCTGCACTCCATTTGACATCGTGGCCACCTCCATTTCAGTGATACTATCTCTGCTGGTTTCTCCTCTACCTTTCTGGCCACACCTCAGTTCCCTTTCCAGGCTCTTCCTTGACCCCTTcttaaatgtttgtgtcctctttgctttgcttttcagtCTACACCTCTACCTGGGTAATCCTCATTCCCCTCTATGGTTTCTTCCACCCCATGTACATGGATGCCCAAGTCTTTTTCCCAAAGTCCAGATCTATGGAATGAGCTGCCTTTTGAACAGTACTACTTGGATGACTCAACTATTTCTCAAGTTCAACATGTCCAGACTTAACATCTTCCCAAGAAAATCCATCTCTGTGTTGACATTTGTCTCAAAGCCACTGCCTTGTTTCCACCCATCAGCTTTCCCctcatctgtgatttcttcttcctgtttctccATCTAGTTAGTTGTCTTTTTAATATCTCATGACCATAACTTCCTCTTCTCCGTCTGTCCTCAGTCACTGGcattttctctctcctggttTGCCACACACGCCTTCCACTGCCTTGCTTGTGGCCTTCCCATTCCATAGTGCCTCTGCCAGAGCCACCTTTCCAAGATAATTGGTCaggtcatttctcttttttttagaatCAATCAAGAGTCTCATTGATTATGATGTTTTCACTTTGTGACTTGCAAAACTTCCCAGATATTCTAAAGATTATGGACTTGGATTTCCTAGAGAGAGTCATTAATATCACCAGAGAGAGACTTTGCTTCCACTAGGTGATCTGATTACTGaaacttttctctttgtttttcagaatgaCATTTTCCTCAGACATTATGACAAAGGGCCATGCAGGAATAAACTCGGCCACTCGAGAGCGTCAGTGATGTGGAACCGAACACAGGTACCCTGACCTTAAAAGGAGCATGACAAACCAGAATTGTGATCACTTAAAGAGCCCACCTCTTCATGCTTCCCAGTCTATTCCCTACTGATCCAGCCAGCCTGGGAGGTTCTGGGGGAGGGCTAGGGAGAAGTAATAGTGCAACCACCCAAAGTTAATTCATGAGCTCAGTCTCCTTGAGGACAAGTTTGGGGGACAGGGGCACCAGTACAGCCAAGCCTTTAAGAGTGACCTGCAGAATGCAGGCTGATGTTCTTTCCTCTTGAGAAACTTTCCTAAAGCCCTTTAAGGCATATTAGCTATCAAAGGCAGTGCTCCAAAACCCAGCGAGTTCCTGCTGGGGCTTGGATCCCTCTCTACATGCCATTGTGTGTTTATGTGGCAGGTTCAAAGGGAGtcatggtttatttttaatagtgctttatatttattaaaggcTGTGTTCTTTTTGAGGGACTCAATGCTAATATCTTAGTAATCATAATTAACATCCCTACGAGACAGGTGAGGAAACTCAGGTAGAGAGAGAGCCAACACCAACAATTCATAATTACCGTGGGCTTGCGACAGCTTCGGTTAGCATCTGGTTTATCCTCAGCCTTGATTTAGTCCTTGGTGTCTCCCTGGTTTGTGTGCAGTTCAGACCATTGCTGGGCACTGGCTAAAAGGTGCCATCAATGTAATTGTTTTATGTGCCTGAGATGGTGTCTTAGTCATTCTGGCTACTATACCAAATTACCATAAAGAGGGAgattaaacaatagaaatttatttctcacagtctggaggctgagaaatctgAGGTctgggtgccagcatggtcaggttctggctCTCTTCCTGGTCCTgagatttccattttcttctgtgtcttcacgtggtggAGAGCCTCGAGAAAGGAAGCGAGCTCTCTGGCATCTCTTCTTCCacaagcactaatcccatcacgAGGGTCCTGCCCACATAATTAATTTCCAAAGGCCCCgtctccaaatgccatcacttTGGGGATGCagggtttcaacacatgaattcaGCATTGGGGGATGTGAACATTTGGTCCTTAGTAGGTGGTGTAGTTGGAATAAGTATACACATAGAAAGATTTAACTGATTAAATATGCTTTTCTTCTACATTTCCAGGTGGTGGGGATTCTTGTAGGCTTGGGCATCATTGCCTTGGTGACTTCACCTTTGTTACTCCTGGCCTCCCCGTGTATAATCTGTTGTGTCTGCAAGTCTTGTCGGGGCAAGAAGAAAAAGCACGACCCATCTACAACCTAAAGATCTCTGCATTCACGTGCCACAGATGTCTGAGTTACATGAGACAGCACAGTGATAAAGCCCCACTTAGTGATCTTGCCTCCTTCTTCTTGCCAAACTTTGGAAGTGCCTCTGTGTCCAGACTTTGAACCTGCCTGCCAGCCTCTGGTGTGAGAAAAGGCCTGCCTTGGTGCAAGTTCCTGGGTAACAAGAACCGGGCTCTGCGGTCCAGGCTGTGTCTATGGAGCATGTTGGGAGCTCTGGGGTTGCTTGGGAGGAACTAACACATTATCATTTTATCATCCAAAGGATCCCACTGGACTTTCAATTTCCAGCCAAATTCAAGGAACCTGAGTGAGCATTTGATATAATAAATGTGTTGTCATGGTTGGCAACATACACGGTTAACTGAGAAGCTAGAGTCTGTTCTGTGTTGATTTGGCCACCATGAGAAACACAAGGGAAACCCAGCGTAGGAGGGAAAAGATAAGACTCCAAAAGGAGAAATTCTCAGAGCTGTAAAGCAGGCTGCTTATCTCAGGAGTCGATATGGTGGTTGTGCCTTGCTGGCTACTGGGCGTGCTGTTCCCGATGTTCCCACAATGACTTGGCAGAAGCACAATAGGTTTCTCCTTGTGTGATCTCAGCTTCAAGCAGGAGAAACTGCTGTGCACAGGGAGTTGTCCCTTCCCAGTAAAGGGTTGCAGTTTGTAAAACAATAGGGTCTAATTTAGTGTCTCTCTCTTggcaaataaaactttttctaaGCTGTACATCATCTCTTACAGGTGGTAGCTGTGGTCTACAAAATTGTTTCATATAAAATGTGGGTAGAGTGCTAGAGGTTCAAAACCTTCATTATAGATAACAGGGACCATTCTTGGGCTCTGTTCACATACCCAACAGATTTGAAATTGGACCTAAGAGTACACATCTAGGGTTAATATTAAAGTCCATAGGTACGTCTAAAATCCATATGACTTACAGTACCTAGAATTCCTATCCATTGGGCATGCATGGATATACCCAATAGTATACACAAAATAAAGATTTACTTAAAAGTCTTCTGTGACTAAAATGGTTTATTCTAAATCACCTTAAAGATTTTTTGCATATTATATATGTGAATTTTGGTTATAAGTTCATAACTTACCCAAGGATATAGACTCATAAACATAACTCTTTTAAACCAATACTTACTATGACATCATGCCATCTCTGTTTGTAAAAACACTAATCGATAATCAAGTTATCTACATGTTTTCAAACACAAATCAGAGCAGCTCTATTCTCGGCATAATTTATTATTGCTCTTTCAGCATCTGTCAGGACAATTGGAATACTGTCGATGTGTACAAGGCACTgataaaacagcaacaaagatatgtaagaaataaaatgcaaatgctttatatattttaaatagtttggaTTTATATCATCTcgttgtggatttttttcccattatactTTTAGTCAGATTTGAATAAATgggttttaaaaagacaaacctTTTTCTCCAATGACAGGATTGCATAGTTGCCATTAGCAATGCAGCCTGGTGCTTCGTGACACCTACACTAAATGTTTCTGGAGAGTTCTCCTTGAAGCCAGGGATACCATATCAGGAACTATCCGGGACTTCGATATTTTCTGAGGTAATTGGGTAACTAGATTATTACCTTGCTGCTATCCCGGAACTATTATTAAAGGATGACGCTT encodes the following:
- the RNF144B gene encoding E3 ubiquitin-protein ligase RNF144B isoform X2, whose product is MQLAIREGCGSPITCPDMVCLNHGTLQEAEIACLVPVDQFQLYQRLKFEREVHLDPHRTWCPVADCQTVCPVASSDPGQPVMVECPSCHLKFCSCCKDAWHADVSCRDSQPVVLPTEHRALFGTDAEAPIKQCPVCRVYIERNEGCAQMMCKNCKHTFCWYCLQNLDNDIFLRHYDKGPCRNKLGHSRASVMWNRTQVVGILVGLGIIALVTSPLLLLASPCIICCVCKSCRGKKKKHDPSTT